The sequence CGCGCGCAGGCTGATGCTTTGCGCGCGAAAACACAGCCGGTGAATGCAGGCGAACGGGCCCGAGTGCACTCGAAACTGCTCGTTGGTATTTGAAGGGGACGGCAAGGAATGAAGATCAGCATTTTCGGACTGGGTTACGTCGGTGCGGTGTCGCTCGCGTGCCTCGCACGTGACGGCCACGAAGTGATCGGCGTCGACATCGATGAGGCGAAGCTTGCGCTGATCGAAGAGGGCAAGACACCCGTCGTCGAGGAGGGTATGGTCGATCTTATGCACACCGTCGTGGCGAGCGGTCGCGTGGCGGTCGGTCAGGACGTGTCCGCCGCCGTGCGCGATACCGACCTGTCGCTCATCTGCGTGGGGACGCCGTCCGCCCCGAATGGCAGCCAGGACCAGTCCGCCTTGCTGCGACTCGCGGCCGATCTGGGGCGCGCGATTCGCGCCAAGGACGCTCGACACGTGCTCGTCTTTCGATCCACCGTGGTTCCGGGCACCGTGGAAGATACATTGCGGCCCATCATCGAGCGCGAGTCGGGCAAGCGCGATGGGGTCGATTTCGATGTGTGCTTCCAGCCCGAGTTCCTGCGCGAAGGCACCTCGATACGCGATTACGATCGGCCGCCGTTCACCATCATCGGCGCCAACCATGAGTTTCCTGCCGAGCAGCTGCGCTCGCTTTTCGGCCGTCTGCCGTGCGAGTTCCATCGCACCTCGATACGCGCTGCCGAAATGGTCAAGTACTGCTGCAACAACTTCCACGCCTTGAAGATCACGTTCGCCAACGAGACGGCACGACTTTGCACCGCCCTCGGGGTCGATCCGTTCCAGGTCATGGATCTCGTCTGCCGGGACACGCAGCTCAATATCTCGAAAGCCTATCTGCGTCCCGGCTTCGCCTTCGGCGGGTCCTGCCTGCCGAAGGATCTGCGTGCGACGACCTATCTTGCGAAAACGCGCGACGTCGAGGTCCCGATGCTCTCGGGCATCCTCCAGTCCAACCGGATCCATACCGAGCGCGCGATCGAGAAGGTGCTTGCGACCGGCAAGCGCCGCGTCGGCATGATCGGTTTGTCGTTCAAGACCGGTACGGACGACCTGCGCGAGAGCCCGCTGGTGCTCATCGCGGAGCAGTTCATCGGCAAGGGGTTGAGCCTGCTGGTATACGACCCGGAAGTTCACCTGTCCCGGCTGCTCGGCGCGAACCGGCGATTCATCGAGCAGCACATACCGCACATCGGCGCGCTGCTGAGGTCGGATCTCGAAGAGGTCGTGGCGCAGTCGGATGCGATCGTGGTCGGTTTGAACGACAAGCGGCTCGCGGAGCAGTTGCGCCGGCTCTTACGGCCCGAGCAATATGTCCTCGACCTGGTCCGACTTCCGGAGCTCGAGGACGTGGCGGCGACGGTGGAAGGGCTGTGCTGGTAGCTTGTCGCCAACGAAAGCGCTTTCTAGGCGGAATCGCGCCGTGGCGACACGCGAGGAAGCAAGCCTCACCTTCCTCGGCAAGTGTTCGCCGATCGCCGGAAACGCCGCCACTCGCGTCGGGCGCGAGCGAGGGAGCGGCATGCTGACCATCGGTCTCGTCGGCCCTTTGCCGCCACCGGCGGGCGGGATGGCGATGCAGTGCCGGCAGCTCGAGCAGCTGCTAAGCGGGGAGGGGATGGGCGTGCGGATGGTGCAGACCAACGCGCCCTATCGACCCTGGTGGATAGGCCGAATTCGACTGGTTCGAGCGGCGTTTCGGCTGCTGCCGTACCTTGGCGCGCTTTGGCGCATGACGGCAGAGGTGCAAGTGGTTCACGTGCTGGCGAACTCGGGCTGGGCCTGGCATCTGTTCGCCGCGCCTGCGGTGTGGATCGCACGTTGGCGCGGCGTGCCGGTTGTCGTGAACTATAGAGGCGGAGACGCCGCAAAGTTCCTTCGGGGGGCTGCGCGCGCGGTGAAGCGGACGCTCCTTGCAGCCGACGCCCGCGTCGCGCCTTCCGGATATCTGCGGGACGTGTTCGCCCGCGAAGGCATCGACATGCAGGTCATTGCGAACGTGGTCGATCTCGATCAGTTCCGACCGAATCCGGAGCGGAGAGCGAGCGGGAGGATTCACGTCATCGTCACGCGCAACCTGGAGGCGCTTTACGATATCGATACCGCGCTGAAAGCATTTGCGCTGCTCGGCGAGCGGGTGCGAGGAGGCGTACTGACCATCGCGGGCGAAGGACCGGAACGCTTGCGGCTCGCAAAGCTTGCAGCAGAGCTCGGCATCGGTGAGCAGGTCGACTTCGCCGGCCGGCTGGACCGCAACGCGATGGCGGCACTGTACCGGGACGCCACTGTCATGCTGAATCCGAGCACCGTGGACAACATGCCGAACGTCATACTCGAGGCCTATGCCGCAGGCGTGCCGGTGGTATCGACCGACGTCGGCGGCATACCGTACATCGCGCGCGACGGGGAGACGGCACTGCTGGTGCCGGCAAGGAATCCCGAGGCGATTGCCAAAGCGGTCTGCGCGATCCTCGACGATCCGGCGCTGGCCGATCGGTTGATCGAGCAGGGATTGCGCGAGGCGCAACGTTATGCCTGGAGCGAAATTCGAGGTCTCTGGCTCGGGTTGTACGAGTCGCTCGCGTCCCAGCGCATCGTCGCCGTGGCGGAGGGACGATGAGCCTTTACACGCGCTTCTGCTCCTCCGTGCTCTTTCCCGCGCATGAGCGGCTGAAGGGCCATGATTCCGTGCGCCGGCTGCGCGAGCTCGAGGCGAGCCAATGGTGGGACCCCGAGCGGCTGCGCCAGTACCAGTTCGAGCAGCTGAGGCGCTTTCT is a genomic window of Betaproteobacteria bacterium containing:
- a CDS encoding nucleotide sugar dehydrogenase, which encodes MKISIFGLGYVGAVSLACLARDGHEVIGVDIDEAKLALIEEGKTPVVEEGMVDLMHTVVASGRVAVGQDVSAAVRDTDLSLICVGTPSAPNGSQDQSALLRLAADLGRAIRAKDARHVLVFRSTVVPGTVEDTLRPIIERESGKRDGVDFDVCFQPEFLREGTSIRDYDRPPFTIIGANHEFPAEQLRSLFGRLPCEFHRTSIRAAEMVKYCCNNFHALKITFANETARLCTALGVDPFQVMDLVCRDTQLNISKAYLRPGFAFGGSCLPKDLRATTYLAKTRDVEVPMLSGILQSNRIHTERAIEKVLATGKRRVGMIGLSFKTGTDDLRESPLVLIAEQFIGKGLSLLVYDPEVHLSRLLGANRRFIEQHIPHIGALLRSDLEEVVAQSDAIVVGLNDKRLAEQLRRLLRPEQYVLDLVRLPELEDVAATVEGLCW
- a CDS encoding glycosyltransferase, giving the protein MLTIGLVGPLPPPAGGMAMQCRQLEQLLSGEGMGVRMVQTNAPYRPWWIGRIRLVRAAFRLLPYLGALWRMTAEVQVVHVLANSGWAWHLFAAPAVWIARWRGVPVVVNYRGGDAAKFLRGAARAVKRTLLAADARVAPSGYLRDVFAREGIDMQVIANVVDLDQFRPNPERRASGRIHVIVTRNLEALYDIDTALKAFALLGERVRGGVLTIAGEGPERLRLAKLAAELGIGEQVDFAGRLDRNAMAALYRDATVMLNPSTVDNMPNVILEAYAAGVPVVSTDVGGIPYIARDGETALLVPARNPEAIAKAVCAILDDPALADRLIEQGLREAQRYAWSEIRGLWLGLYESLASQRIVAVAEGR